A single genomic interval of Shewanella halotolerans harbors:
- a CDS encoding PilZ domain-containing protein: MDQSHEDFEERRQSLRVDMEAERILISWTDGLGVVHTDDAICMDLARRGVLIEYKQAFTLGELLTVTFNPNTDKQNSIKAQVCRCSECGPHRFQVAMQII, encoded by the coding sequence ATGGATCAAAGCCACGAAGATTTTGAAGAACGCCGTCAATCCCTGCGGGTTGACATGGAAGCCGAGCGCATCCTGATCTCATGGACAGATGGCTTAGGCGTGGTGCACACAGATGATGCTATCTGTATGGATCTGGCACGTCGTGGTGTGCTGATTGAATACAAGCAGGCCTTTACACTGGGCGAACTGCTCACGGTCACCTTCAACCCCAATACAGACAAACAAAACAGCATCAAGGCTCAGGTGTGTCGCTGCAGCGAATGTGGCCCGCACCGTTTCCAGGTTGCGATGCAAATTATTTAG
- a CDS encoding phosphate-starvation-inducible protein PsiE has product MGKLYTQYGSKSLKAIEHFVLIIIAIATIVAIGQEIAHIIKMGEVALADLLLLFIYLEVLAMVANYAESGKLPVRMPLYIAIVALARYLILDMKGMEDWRILAISVSTLVLASTVIVIRWGQLKLPYPRKEDDH; this is encoded by the coding sequence ATGGGAAAACTCTACACGCAATATGGCTCTAAAAGCCTCAAAGCAATAGAACATTTTGTTTTAATTATCATCGCCATCGCCACCATAGTGGCTATAGGGCAAGAGATAGCGCACATCATCAAGATGGGAGAGGTGGCGCTGGCTGATCTGCTGCTACTCTTCATCTATCTCGAGGTGCTGGCCATGGTGGCTAACTATGCCGAATCGGGTAAGTTGCCGGTGCGAATGCCGCTCTATATCGCCATCGTCGCTTTGGCCCGTTATCTGATACTCGATATGAAGGGAATGGAAGACTGGCGCATTCTGGCCATATCTGTATCTACCCTGGTCCTCGCCAGCACGGTTATCGTGATCCGCTGGGGTCAGCTAAAGCTCCCCTATCCGCGCAAAGAGGACGACCACTAG